In Brachyhypopomus gauderio isolate BG-103 chromosome 11, BGAUD_0.2, whole genome shotgun sequence, a single genomic region encodes these proteins:
- the LOC143526763 gene encoding phospholipase A and acyltransferase 3-like, giving the protein MAPSQFEEKLEPGDLIEIFRGTYQHWAIYVGKGYIIHLAPPTEHAEAGAYSMMSVLCDKAMVKKERLWDVVGTDQFAINNLLDSKYEPRPVRLILRDAHSLLGQELPYCVFSGNCEHFATEMRYGKAESRQVRKAVEVGAAMGVAAMIGVGVLAAAAAIFSSGNKEKKSTR; this is encoded by the exons ATGGCACCTAGCCAG TTTGAGGAGAAACTAGAGCCGGGAGACTTGATCGAAATCTTCCGTGGTACATACCAACACTGGGCAATTTATGTTGGAAAAGGCTACATCATTCATCTTGCACCACCAA CTGAGCATGCCGAAGCCGGTGCGTACAGTATGATGTCGGTACTGTGTGACAAGGCGATGGTGAAGAAGGAGCGACTCTGGGATGTGGTGGGCACTGACCAGTTTGCAATTAACAACCTGCTGGACAGCAAGTACGAGCCGCGTCCTGTCAGGCTGATCTTGCGGGACGCGCACAGCCTTCTAGGCCAGGAGCTGCCTTACTGTGTTTTTAGTGGAAACTGTGAACATTTCGCCACCGAGATGAGATACGGGAAGGCAGAGTCTAGACAG GTGCGGAAGGCCGTGGAGGTGGGAGCAGCCATGGGTGTTGCTGCCATGATCGGCGTGGGAGTTCTCGCCGCTGCAGCCGCCATCTTCAGCTCGGGCAACAAGGAGAAGAAGAGCACGCGCTGA
- the ints5 gene encoding integrator complex subunit 5, whose protein sequence is MQTSHCHPPQINYSPQELDLEIKAFISGVDQTQGRKLSIRDHARCAVRLLRTVPACRGAVLEHLRGVYDEYVVAFFQDLEAETDNGSNSTAGVTNASVSNLEDVIKEIHAVLLEFIRVNPRAWAPLVSSWAVDLLGQLSSKHAGRRAAPHSSSLNELLQLWMSCAATRSLMECYSQCLAAMLAWCPDACVDALLDTSVQHSPHFDWVVAHIGSAFPGTIISRVLACGLKDFYTHGYPSGDKASQPQTIDKSSRVPKIGSVVGILGHLASRHSDSIKRELLRMFQDSLSPPPQNAPPSSGAVGWESSPHLRRATVPFLLQLAVLSPTLLGAVSVELVEFLRPPVLLQLQAQFQGLPREELENMLGLAVHLISQSPAGGARVLRFLADTATPASVIISGPTPSPHDGVREACDRLLQMLLLHLHKLVYNRPEGDEPYPHSTQSSTMTRVVPFLEELQAHVGELCAETLRLERKRHLWLHQLLCLLSVYGGPSVATEALCQLLTQARNPEELALASQLHYPLSSSIPGLLPAAVARCVAQIHTQNLNSRELAQLLNNLATAVQSQEEDCKAVGSVAGSSAHSSMAAQVGAAVSGHLHDFCPLLLHGDTTVSRAAARLLSCSQLPRACSPAHLLLISRAAVAHFFIALRQRSEGLKVGGQGCAEAVSYSMRLLSRLAAYSSLTLKAVLQQLVEGALHQGNRDLFGGQRENLSEDGALPPNLGPDLGVSLLDINCKFGTAVNFTGSVWSVFHAGVIGKGLKPPRVPLQSDPDKVNQNMQTLLAVAVQCCSSSAGGGSSNGTGTGSGSGRYRHSGESISDEPSPVNAEAAKVIAVALVENVCPDVANGELSWPPEEHAKTTVERDIHIRRCFEANPVLFHLLRVVAAGRPALCYCSVVLRGLLATLLAHWEASREPMVLDSPWHLQASCLLVACMGEGQLLPPVLSNIHEVFPHLSPFEVRLLLLGVWEYMRGNSPMPQKFTFSAEKGVFFRDFSRDGDVARYIAPIHSVLHKNIDQLGHLCWRFQI, encoded by the exons ATGCAGACGTCTCACTGTCACCCTCCTCAAATTAATTACAG TCCTCAGGAACTTGATTTGGAAATAAAAGCGTTCATCAGTGGTGTTGACCAGACACAAGGTCGTAAACTCAGTATTCGTGATCATGCCCGTTGTGCCGTGCGACTCCTCCGCACTGTCCCAGCATGCCGAGGGGCAGTCCTGGAGCACTTGAGGGGTGTTTACGATGAGTACGTGGTGGCTTTTTTCCAAGACTTGGAGGCTGAAACTGACAATGGGAGTAACAGCACCGCTGGGGTGACCAACGCGAGCGTATCGAACCTGGAGGACGTCATTAAAGAGATCCACGCCGTCCTGCTCGAGTTTATTAGGGTCAACCCGAGAGCCTGGGCTCCGCTAGTGTCTTCCTGGGCGGTGGATTTGCTCGGTCAGCTCAGCAGCAAGCATGCAGGGAGAAGAGCAGCGCCTCACTCTTCCAGCCTGAATGAGCTCCTCCAGCTGTGGATGTCCTGTGCGGCCACTCGCTCCCTCATGGAGTGCTACTCCCAGTGTCTGGCAGCCATGTTGGCCTGGTGCCCTGATGCCTGTGTGGATGCCCTGCTGGATACCTCCGTGCAGCATTCGCCCCATTTTGACTGGGTGGTTGCGCACATTGGGTCGGCCTTCCCCGGCACCATCATCAGCAGGGTGCTGGCCTGTGGACTCAAGGACTTCTATACGCATGGATATCCTTCAGGAGACAAAGCTAGCCAACCGCAGACCATCGACAAGAGCAGCCGCGTGCCCAAAATAGGCTCCGTAGTGGGTATACTGGGCCACTTGGCCTCCAGGCACTCTGACAGCATTAAGAGAGAGCTTCTCAGGATGTTCCAGGATAGCTTGTCTCCTCCACCGCAAAATGCACCTCCATCTTCTGGGGCTGTGGGTTGGGAGAGCTCCCCTCACCTCCGCAGAGCCACAGTGCCTTTCCTGCTCCAGCTGGCTGTTCTGTCCCCGACTCTCCTCGGTGCTGTATCGGTAGAACTAGTGGAGTTCCTCCGACCTCCTGTGCTTCTTCAGCTCCAGGCTCAGTTCCAGGGTCTGCccagggaggagctggagaacaTGCTGGGGCTGGCGGTGCACCTCATCAGTCAGAGTCCTGCGGGCGGCGCCCGAGTGCTTCGTTTCCTTGCCGACACCGCCACGCCTGCCTCCGTTATCATTTCGGGCCCAACACCTTCCCCACATGACGGCGTGCGGGAAGCCTGCGACCGCCTGCTTCAGATGCTCCTCCTGCATCTCCACAAGCTTGTATACAACAGGCCTGAAGGAGATGAACCATATCCACACTCCACACAATCTTCTACGATGACACGAGTGGTCCCATTTCTTGAGGAACTACAGGCCCATGTTGGTGAGCTCTGCGCCGAGACCCTCAGGCTTGAGCGGAAAAGGCACCTGTGGCTGCATCAGCTCCTGTGTCTGTTGTCCGTATATGGAGGCCCTAGTGTGGCCACTGAAGCTCTGTGTCAACTGCTCACACAAGCCAGGAACCCTGAGGAGCTTGCCCTGGCCTCCCAGCTCCAttaccctctctcttcctccatccCAGGACTGCTCCCAGCAGCTGTGGCCCGCTGTGTGGCCCAGATCCACACCCAGAACCTGAACAGTAGGGAGTTGGCACAGCTTTTGAACAACCTGGCCACAGCTGTGCAGAGCCAGGAAGAGGACTGCAAAGCAGTCGGTTCCGTGGCTGGAAGCTCGGCACACTCGTCCATGGCTGCCCAGGTCGGGGCTGCCGTTTCAGGCCACCTTCATGACTTCTGCCCGCTGCTCCTTCATGGTGACACCACGGTGTCTAGGGCAGCCGCTCGTCTCCTGTCCTGCAGCCAGCTCCCGAGAGCTTGCTCCCCGGCCCACCTGCTCCTCATATCACGAGCTGCCGTTGCACATTTCTTCATAGCTCTGCGGCAGAGGAGTGAGGGACTGAAGGTCGGAGGTCAAGGTTGTGCGGAGGCGGTCAGTTACTCCATGCGACTGCTTTCCCGGCTGGCCGCGTACTCTTCCTTGACCCTCAAAGCTGTGCTGCAGCAGCTTGTGGAAGGGGCTCTGCATCAAGGCAACCGAGATCTGTTTGGTGGCCAGAGAGAAAACCTCAGTGAAGATGGAGCCCTCCCTCCCAACTTGGGCCCAGATTTGGGTGTATCACTACTGGACATCAACTGTAAGTTTGGCACGGCTGTTAACTTCACTGgaagtgtgtggtctgtgttccATGCTGGGGTCATTGGAAAGGGACTGAAACCTCCCCGCGTTCCCTTACAGTCTGACCCAGACAAGGTGAACCAGAACATGCAGACTTTGCTTGCCGTGGCGGTGCAGTGCTGCAGCTCTAGTGCTGGAGGGGGTAGCAGTAATGGAACAGGTACAGGTTCTGGCAGTGGCCGTTACCGCCATTCTGGCGAATCCATCTCGGATGAGCCTTCCCCGGTCAACGCTGAAGCTGCCAAGGTAATTGCCGTAGCTCTGGTGGAGAACGTTTGCCCTGACGTGGCAAACGGAGAACTGTCCTGGCCGCCCGAAGAACATGCCAAGACCACCGTGGAGCGAGACATACACATCCGTCGATGCTTTGAAGCGAATCCTGTGTTGTTCCACCTCCTTCGAGTAGTGGCGGCTGGACGCCCAGCGCTCTGCTATTGCTCTGTTGTTCTGAGGGGCCTTCTGGCCACGTTGCTGGCCCACTGGGAGGCCTCAAGAGAGCCTATGGTGCTAGATTCACCCTGGCACCTGCAGGCATCCTGCCTGCTAGTGGCCTGCATGGGAGAAGGGCAGCTTCTGCCCCCGGTGCTGAGCAACATTCATGAGGTCTTCCCACACCTTTCCCCCTTTGAGGTTAGACTTTTGCTGCTGGGCGTGTGGGAGTACATGCGGGGAAACAGCCCTATGCCACAGAAATTCACCTTTAGTGCTGAGAAGGGAGTGTTTTTCAGAGATTTCTCTCGAGATGGTGATGTAGCTCGCTACATTGCACCGATCCACAGTGTTCTTCACAAGAATATTGACCAACTCGGGCACCTGTGCTGGAGATTTCAGATATGA
- the ganabb gene encoding neutral alpha-glucosidase AB isoform X1, translated as MAAALNERMGLLLGICISLLLGSALAVDRGNFKTCDQSSFCKRQRALKPGQSPYRALLDTLELSDSRITLQLINDNNKVHLLLELYRLQGNITRVKINELKPLKPRFEVPDVLVGEPPTEPLSVLSKDDNGVVLSLGAESRRLIVSASPFRLDIMEGPEVVLSLNSRGLLAFEHLQLRKNTQAEPEGAEGKENTEDQQGEDEKAGDGAKDKADDGLWEDTFKSHTDSKPNGPTSVSLDFSLPGVEHVYGIPEHADNLKLKTTEGGDPYRLYNLDVFQYELYNPMALYGAVPVMLAHNTHRTIGIFWLNAAETWVDISSNTAGKTVFGKMLDFVQGSSETPQTDVRWISESGIIDVFIMLGPKPSDVFTQYASLTGTQSFPPLAALAYHQCRWNYNDQEDVKAVDQGFDQHDIPYDFIWLDIEHTDGKRYFTWDPHKFPQPKDMLQGIMDKRRMMVAIVDPHIKVDSGYKIHNEIRAKNFYVKNKDGGDYEGWCWPGNSGYPDFTNPEMRDFWASMFAYDQYEGSMENLYTWNDMNEPSVFNGPEVTMYKDAVHGTWEHRDLHNLYGFYVQMATTEGLIQRSGGTERPFVLTRAFFAGSQRYGAVWTGDNAAEWDHLKISIPMCLSLGLVGISLCGADVGGFFKTPSTELLVRWYQTGTYQPFFRAHAHLDTPRREPWLFGPENTALIREAIRQRYALLPYWYQQFYQAHMTGQPVMRPLWVEYPKDTASFTIDDEFLIGRDLLVHPVTEEGSRGVTAYLPGQGEVWYDVHTFQKHNGAQNLYIPVTMSSIPVFQRGGSIIPRKVRVRRSSACMENDPYTLYVALSPQRAAEGELYIDDGHTFNFQTKKEFIHRSLTFAHNTLTSRNLCPESNFSTKSWIEKVLILGASKPRKVTLEVDGKETSVEFEFDSSMSVLTLRKPGMNAGVDWTVKLQ; from the exons ATGGCGGCCGCCCTCAATGAAAG AATGGGGCTGCTCTTAGGGATCTGCATCTCTCTGCTTCTTGGCAGCGCTTTGGCTGTCGATAGAGGGAACTTTAAAACCTGCGATCAGAGCTCCTTCTGCAA GCGTCAGCGAGCACTGAAGCCAGGTCAGTCTCCATACAGAGCCCTACTGGACACACTCGAACTGAGTGACTCCAGAATCACTTTGCAGCTCATCAATGATAACAACAAG GTGCACTTGCTGTTGGAGCTGTACAGACTGCAGGGGAACATCACTCGTGTTAAAATCAATGAGCTGAAACCTCTGAAGCCACGTTTTGAGGTGCCAGATGTGCTGGTTGGGGAGCCTCCCACTGAGCC TCTCTCAGTTCTGTCTAAGGATGATAATGGTGTGGTGCTGTCTCTGGGAGCGGAGAGCCGCAGGCTAATTGTTAGCGCTAGCCCGTTCAGGCTGGACATCATGGAGGGTCCTGAGGTTGTGCTTTCGCTCAACTCCCGAGGCCTGCTGGCGTTTGAGCATCTACAGCTCCGCAAGAACAC GCAAGCGGAACCGGAGGGTGCGGAAGGGAAGGAGAATACAGAAGACCAGCAGGGTGAGGACGAGAAG GCAGGAGATGGGGCGAAAGATAAAGCAGACGATGGTTTGTGGGAGGACACGTTCAAGTCCCACACAGACAGCAAGCCCAACG GTCCCACATCGGTTAGTTTAGACTTTTCTCTGCCTGGAGTAGAGCATGTATATGGCATACCAGAACATGCAGACAACCTGAAACTCAAAACCACAGA AGGAGGGGATCCATACCGTCTGTATAATCTGGACGTGTTTCAGTATGAGCTCTATAACCCCATGGCCTTATATGGAGCTGTGCCGGTCATGCTGGctcataacacacacagaaccattGGCATCTTCTGGCTCAATGCTGCAGAGACCTGGGTGGACATCAGCTCCAACACTGCCGGCAAA ACAGTGTTTGGGAAAATGCTGGACTTTGTTCAGGGCTCCAGCGAGACCCCGCAGACTGATGTTCGCTGGATCTCGGAGAGCGGGATCATCGATGTCTTCATCATGCTTGGTCCAAAACCCTCTGATGTCTTTACACAATATGCCTCACTCACAg GCACCCAGTCTTTCCCTCCCCTGGCCGCTCTGGCCTATCACCAGTGCCGCTGGAACTACAATGACCAGGAGGACGTGAAGGCCGTCGACCAAGGCTTCGATCAGCACGACATCCCGTACGATTTCATCTGGCTGGACATCGAGCACACGGACGGCAAGCGCTACTTCACCTGGGACCCTCACAAGTTCCCCCAGCCCAAAGACATGTTGCAAGGCATCATGGACAAGAGACGAATG ATGGTGGCCATTGTTGACCCTCACATTAAAGTGGACAGCGGGTACAAGATCCACAATGAGATCCGTGCCAAAAACTTCTATGTCAAGAACAAGGATGGCGGCGACTACGAGGGGTGGTGCTGGCCAG GAAATTCTGGTTACCCAGACTTCACTAATCCAGAGATGAGAGACTTTTGGGCCAGTATGTTTGCGTACGATCAGTACGAG GGCTCCATGGAGAACCTGTACACATGGAATGATATGAACGAGCCGTCGGTCTTCAACGGCCCAGAGGTGACCATGTATAAAGACGCGGTGCACGGCACCTGGGAGCACCGAGACCTCCACAACCTCTATGGCTTCTATGTG CAAATGGCCACGACTGAAGGTCTGATCCAGCGCTCTGGGGGAACAGAAAGGCCCTTTGTTCTCACCCGAGCCTTCTTCGCTGGCTCTCAGAGATACG gTGCTGTGTGGACTGGAGATAATGCAGCTGAGTGGGACCATCTCAAGATCTCCATCCCCATGTGTCTGAGTCTGGGATTGGTTGGCATCTCTCTGTGTGGAG ctGACGTTGGTGGCTTTTTTAAGACCCCCAGTACTGAACTGCTTGTGCGTTGGTACCAGACTGGCACATACCAGCCCTTCTTCCGGGCACATGCACACCTGGACACCCCCAGGCGGGAGCCCTGGCTTTTTGGCCCAGAGAACACTGCCCTCATCCGGGAAGCCATCCGGCAGCGCTATGCCCTCCTGCCCTACTGGTACCAGCAGTTCTACCAGGCACACATGACTGGCCAGCCTGTTATGAG GCCTCTGTGGGTTGAGTATCCTAAAGACACTGCCTCTTTCACCATTGATGATGAGTTCTTGATTG GACGAGACCTGCTGGTCCATCCTGTCACTGAGGAAGGATCTCGAGGTGTCACTGCTTATCTGCCTGGACAGGGGGAG GTTTGGTATGATGTCCACACGTTCCAGAAACACAATGGAGCTCAAAACCTCTACATCCCAGTAACCATGAGCTCT ATCCCAGTGTTCCAACGTGGTGGTTCAATCATTCCTAGAAAGGTCAGAGTTCGAAGGTCATCTGCATGCATGGAAAATGACCCATACACCCTGTATGTGGCCCTGAGTCCACAG AGGGCTGCTGAAGGTGAACTCTACATAGATGATGGCCACACCTTTAATTTCCAGACTAAGAAGGAGTTCATTCACAGGAGTCTAACATTTgcccacaacacactcacatccaG GAATTTGTGCCCGGAGTCCAACTTCTCCACTAAATCATGGATTGAAAAAGTTCTCATATTGGGAGCCAGTAAACCCAGAAAAGTTACTCTTGAGGTGGATG GCAAAGAGACGTCAGTGGAGTTTGAGTTTGATTCCTCCATGTCGGTGCTGACCCTTCGCAAGCCGGGCATGAATGCAGGAGTAGATTGGACTGTGAAGCTGCAGTAA
- the ganabb gene encoding neutral alpha-glucosidase AB isoform X2 translates to MGLLLGICISLLLGSALAVDRGNFKTCDQSSFCKRQRALKPGQSPYRALLDTLELSDSRITLQLINDNNKVHLLLELYRLQGNITRVKINELKPLKPRFEVPDVLVGEPPTEPLSVLSKDDNGVVLSLGAESRRLIVSASPFRLDIMEGPEVVLSLNSRGLLAFEHLQLRKNTQAEPEGAEGKENTEDQQGEDEKAGDGAKDKADDGLWEDTFKSHTDSKPNGPTSVSLDFSLPGVEHVYGIPEHADNLKLKTTEGGDPYRLYNLDVFQYELYNPMALYGAVPVMLAHNTHRTIGIFWLNAAETWVDISSNTAGKTVFGKMLDFVQGSSETPQTDVRWISESGIIDVFIMLGPKPSDVFTQYASLTGTQSFPPLAALAYHQCRWNYNDQEDVKAVDQGFDQHDIPYDFIWLDIEHTDGKRYFTWDPHKFPQPKDMLQGIMDKRRMMVAIVDPHIKVDSGYKIHNEIRAKNFYVKNKDGGDYEGWCWPGNSGYPDFTNPEMRDFWASMFAYDQYEGSMENLYTWNDMNEPSVFNGPEVTMYKDAVHGTWEHRDLHNLYGFYVQMATTEGLIQRSGGTERPFVLTRAFFAGSQRYGAVWTGDNAAEWDHLKISIPMCLSLGLVGISLCGADVGGFFKTPSTELLVRWYQTGTYQPFFRAHAHLDTPRREPWLFGPENTALIREAIRQRYALLPYWYQQFYQAHMTGQPVMRPLWVEYPKDTASFTIDDEFLIGRDLLVHPVTEEGSRGVTAYLPGQGEVWYDVHTFQKHNGAQNLYIPVTMSSIPVFQRGGSIIPRKVRVRRSSACMENDPYTLYVALSPQRAAEGELYIDDGHTFNFQTKKEFIHRSLTFAHNTLTSRNLCPESNFSTKSWIEKVLILGASKPRKVTLEVDGKETSVEFEFDSSMSVLTLRKPGMNAGVDWTVKLQ, encoded by the exons ATGGGGCTGCTCTTAGGGATCTGCATCTCTCTGCTTCTTGGCAGCGCTTTGGCTGTCGATAGAGGGAACTTTAAAACCTGCGATCAGAGCTCCTTCTGCAA GCGTCAGCGAGCACTGAAGCCAGGTCAGTCTCCATACAGAGCCCTACTGGACACACTCGAACTGAGTGACTCCAGAATCACTTTGCAGCTCATCAATGATAACAACAAG GTGCACTTGCTGTTGGAGCTGTACAGACTGCAGGGGAACATCACTCGTGTTAAAATCAATGAGCTGAAACCTCTGAAGCCACGTTTTGAGGTGCCAGATGTGCTGGTTGGGGAGCCTCCCACTGAGCC TCTCTCAGTTCTGTCTAAGGATGATAATGGTGTGGTGCTGTCTCTGGGAGCGGAGAGCCGCAGGCTAATTGTTAGCGCTAGCCCGTTCAGGCTGGACATCATGGAGGGTCCTGAGGTTGTGCTTTCGCTCAACTCCCGAGGCCTGCTGGCGTTTGAGCATCTACAGCTCCGCAAGAACAC GCAAGCGGAACCGGAGGGTGCGGAAGGGAAGGAGAATACAGAAGACCAGCAGGGTGAGGACGAGAAG GCAGGAGATGGGGCGAAAGATAAAGCAGACGATGGTTTGTGGGAGGACACGTTCAAGTCCCACACAGACAGCAAGCCCAACG GTCCCACATCGGTTAGTTTAGACTTTTCTCTGCCTGGAGTAGAGCATGTATATGGCATACCAGAACATGCAGACAACCTGAAACTCAAAACCACAGA AGGAGGGGATCCATACCGTCTGTATAATCTGGACGTGTTTCAGTATGAGCTCTATAACCCCATGGCCTTATATGGAGCTGTGCCGGTCATGCTGGctcataacacacacagaaccattGGCATCTTCTGGCTCAATGCTGCAGAGACCTGGGTGGACATCAGCTCCAACACTGCCGGCAAA ACAGTGTTTGGGAAAATGCTGGACTTTGTTCAGGGCTCCAGCGAGACCCCGCAGACTGATGTTCGCTGGATCTCGGAGAGCGGGATCATCGATGTCTTCATCATGCTTGGTCCAAAACCCTCTGATGTCTTTACACAATATGCCTCACTCACAg GCACCCAGTCTTTCCCTCCCCTGGCCGCTCTGGCCTATCACCAGTGCCGCTGGAACTACAATGACCAGGAGGACGTGAAGGCCGTCGACCAAGGCTTCGATCAGCACGACATCCCGTACGATTTCATCTGGCTGGACATCGAGCACACGGACGGCAAGCGCTACTTCACCTGGGACCCTCACAAGTTCCCCCAGCCCAAAGACATGTTGCAAGGCATCATGGACAAGAGACGAATG ATGGTGGCCATTGTTGACCCTCACATTAAAGTGGACAGCGGGTACAAGATCCACAATGAGATCCGTGCCAAAAACTTCTATGTCAAGAACAAGGATGGCGGCGACTACGAGGGGTGGTGCTGGCCAG GAAATTCTGGTTACCCAGACTTCACTAATCCAGAGATGAGAGACTTTTGGGCCAGTATGTTTGCGTACGATCAGTACGAG GGCTCCATGGAGAACCTGTACACATGGAATGATATGAACGAGCCGTCGGTCTTCAACGGCCCAGAGGTGACCATGTATAAAGACGCGGTGCACGGCACCTGGGAGCACCGAGACCTCCACAACCTCTATGGCTTCTATGTG CAAATGGCCACGACTGAAGGTCTGATCCAGCGCTCTGGGGGAACAGAAAGGCCCTTTGTTCTCACCCGAGCCTTCTTCGCTGGCTCTCAGAGATACG gTGCTGTGTGGACTGGAGATAATGCAGCTGAGTGGGACCATCTCAAGATCTCCATCCCCATGTGTCTGAGTCTGGGATTGGTTGGCATCTCTCTGTGTGGAG ctGACGTTGGTGGCTTTTTTAAGACCCCCAGTACTGAACTGCTTGTGCGTTGGTACCAGACTGGCACATACCAGCCCTTCTTCCGGGCACATGCACACCTGGACACCCCCAGGCGGGAGCCCTGGCTTTTTGGCCCAGAGAACACTGCCCTCATCCGGGAAGCCATCCGGCAGCGCTATGCCCTCCTGCCCTACTGGTACCAGCAGTTCTACCAGGCACACATGACTGGCCAGCCTGTTATGAG GCCTCTGTGGGTTGAGTATCCTAAAGACACTGCCTCTTTCACCATTGATGATGAGTTCTTGATTG GACGAGACCTGCTGGTCCATCCTGTCACTGAGGAAGGATCTCGAGGTGTCACTGCTTATCTGCCTGGACAGGGGGAG GTTTGGTATGATGTCCACACGTTCCAGAAACACAATGGAGCTCAAAACCTCTACATCCCAGTAACCATGAGCTCT ATCCCAGTGTTCCAACGTGGTGGTTCAATCATTCCTAGAAAGGTCAGAGTTCGAAGGTCATCTGCATGCATGGAAAATGACCCATACACCCTGTATGTGGCCCTGAGTCCACAG AGGGCTGCTGAAGGTGAACTCTACATAGATGATGGCCACACCTTTAATTTCCAGACTAAGAAGGAGTTCATTCACAGGAGTCTAACATTTgcccacaacacactcacatccaG GAATTTGTGCCCGGAGTCCAACTTCTCCACTAAATCATGGATTGAAAAAGTTCTCATATTGGGAGCCAGTAAACCCAGAAAAGTTACTCTTGAGGTGGATG GCAAAGAGACGTCAGTGGAGTTTGAGTTTGATTCCTCCATGTCGGTGCTGACCCTTCGCAAGCCGGGCATGAATGCAGGAGTAGATTGGACTGTGAAGCTGCAGTAA